The genomic interval ACATGATCGTCGTGATCGTGCTCGCGCTCATCAAGGGCGCGCAGACCTTCGACGAGGTCTTCGTGCTGACCGGCGGCGGTCCCGGCACCGCGACGCTGATGGTCGTCCAGTACATCTACGAGACCGGCTTCGCCAGCCAGGTGCAGAATTTCGGCCTCGCCGCCGCCGCGTCCGTCGTGCTCGGCGCAGTCCTTTTCGTCCTGACGCTCCTGCAATTCGCCGCCGCGCGGCGCAAAGAGATCTGAGGTGGCCGCCATGCGCCTTGGGATTTTGCTTGGTCAACGTCGCAACGGTCGAGGGCGGCCGCTGCACTGGACCGACGTCGCAGCCTACGCCTATCTCGCGCTCGGCGTCGTGCTGATGTTCGGCCCGGTGCTGTGGCTGGTGCTGTCATCGTTCAAGACCCAGAGTGCGCTCCTGGAATTTCCGCCGTCGTTCCTGCCTTTCGCACAGGTCGAAGTGACGGTGCCTGGCCAGCCGCAGAAGCTGCCGCTGTTCCGCACGACGCTTCCCGACGGCACGGTCCGCGAGCTGGCGCAGGTCCGGCGCGTCGGGCTCATCGCCCAGATGGTCGATCCCGCCGATCCCTCAAAACAGTTCCGCGTGGCGATCGACAAGCGCGAGCCGGTGCGCCGCGTCGCGCTCGCGACGGAGAACTACACCGAGCCGCTGCAGCGCTTCGCCTTCCTGCGCTTCCTGTTCAATTCGGTATTCGTGACTGTCGTCGCCACGCTGATCACGCTGCTGATCAATTCCATGGCCGCCTATGCGCTCGCTATCTACACGTTTCCCGGCAAGCAGGCGGCCACGCTGGCGGTGATCGGCACGCTGATGATCCCGATGACCATCATCCTGGTGCCGGTCTATCTTGTCGTGACCGAGTTCGGCCTCGCCAACTCGCTCTGGGCCGTGATCCTGCCGGGTGCGGCGACGCCGACGGGCGTGTTCCTGCTCCGGCAATACATGCTGACGCTGCCGAAGGATCTGATCGAGGCGGCGCGCATGGACAAGGCCTCCGAGTGGCAGATCTATTGGCGCATCGTCATGCCGCTGACCCTGCCGGCGCTGGCGGTTCTGGCGATCTTCTCGATCATGTGGCGCTGGAACGAATTCCTGTGGCCGCTCGCGGTCCTGACCAAGACCGAGGTCTACACGCTCCAGATCGCGCTCAATGCCTTCCA from Bradyrhizobium arachidis carries:
- a CDS encoding carbohydrate ABC transporter permease, producing MRLGILLGQRRNGRGRPLHWTDVAAYAYLALGVVLMFGPVLWLVLSSFKTQSALLEFPPSFLPFAQVEVTVPGQPQKLPLFRTTLPDGTVRELAQVRRVGLIAQMVDPADPSKQFRVAIDKREPVRRVALATENYTEPLQRFAFLRFLFNSVFVTVVATLITLLINSMAAYALAIYTFPGKQAATLAVIGTLMIPMTIILVPVYLVVTEFGLANSLWAVILPGAATPTGVFLLRQYMLTLPKDLIEAARMDKASEWQIYWRIVMPLTLPALAVLAIFSIMWRWNEFLWPLAVLTKTEVYTLQIALNAFQGELQTQWHYLLAMTVVTLAPVALVFVFLQRFITTGIGSTGMK